From a region of the Odontesthes bonariensis isolate fOdoBon6 chromosome 2, fOdoBon6.hap1, whole genome shotgun sequence genome:
- the ap3m1 gene encoding AP-3 complex subunit mu-1 encodes MIHSLFLINHTGDIFLEKHWKSVISRSVCDYFFEAKEKAVDNENVPPVLQTPHHYLISIYRGKLFFLSVIQTEVPPLFVIEFLHRVADTVQDYFGECSEGVIKDNVVIVYELLEEMLDNGFPLATESNVLKEMIRPPTILRSVVNTLTGGSNVGDTLPTGQLSNIPWRRAGVKYTNNEAYFDVIEEIDAILDKSGTTVFAEIQGVIEACVRLTGMPDLTLSFMNPRLLDDVSFHPCVRFKRWEAERVLSFIPPDGNFTLMSYHVSSQNLVAIPVYVKQNISFLETGSCGRLDITIGPKQTMGKTVEGLMVTIHMPKSVVSVNLTATQGNYTYDLTTKLLVWDIGKLNLQKLPNLRGSLSVQVGVPKPEDNPSLNIDLKIQQLAISGLKVSRLDMYGEKYKPFKGVKYLTKAGKFQVRT; translated from the exons ATGATccacagcctgttcctgattaATCACACGGGAGACATCTTCCTGGAGAAACACTGGAAGAGTGTCATCAGCCGGAGTGTGTGCGATTACTTTTTTGAGGCGAAGGAGAAAGCGGTGGACAATGAGAATGTGCCCCCTGTGCTGCAGACCCCACACCACTATCTCATCAGCATTTACAGGGGAaagctcttcttcctctctgtcatccAGACTGAAGTCCCCCCACTCTTTGTCATTGAGTTCCTGCACAGAGTGGCAGATACAGTCCAG GATTACTTTGGAGAATGTTCAGAAGGTGTGATCAAGGACAACGTGGTGATTGTTTACGAGCTGCTGGAGGAGATGCTGGACAACGGCTTTCCGCTGGCAACAGAGTCCAATGTCCTCAAGGAGATGATAAGGCCTCCCACCATCTTGCGCTCAGTCGTCAATACGCTCACAG GAGGTAGTAATGTTGGAGACACATTACCTACAGGTCAACTGTCTAATATTCCATGGAGGCGGGCTGGTGTGAAGTACACTAATAATGAGGCATATTTTGATGTGATAGAGGAAATTGATGCCATTCTGGACAAATCGG GTACGACAGTATTTGCAGAAATCCAGGGTGTGATTGAAGCCTGCGTGAGGCTTACTGGGATGCCTGATCTCACGCTGTCCTTCATG AATCCGCGTCTCCTCGATGACGTGAGTTTCCACCCGTGTGTGCGGTTTAAGCGCTGGGAGGCGGAGCGGGTCCTGTCCTTCATCCCGCCTGATGGAAACTTCACTCTCATGTCGTATCATGTTAGCTCACAAAA TCTCGTAGCCATTCCGGTGTATGTGAAGCAGAACATCAGCTTCTTAGAGACAGGATCCTGCGGTCGTCTGGACATCACCATTGGACCCAAGCAGACCATGGGGAAGACAGTGGAGGGCTTGATGGTCACTATCCACATGCCAAAATCTGTTGTCAGTGTCAATCTCACAGCCACACAGGGAAACTACACTTATGACCTCACAACCAAG TTGCTGGTTTGGGACATCGGGAAACTCAACCTCCAGAAGCTCCCTAACTTGCGAGGCAGTCTGAGTGTGCAGGTCGGAGTCCCTAAACCTGAAGATAACCCCTCACTCAACATCGATCTGAAGATACAGCAGCTGGCTATATCGG GTCTTAAAGTGAGTCGTCTCGACATGTACGGAGAGAAGTACAAACCTTTTAAAGGGGTCAAATATTTGACTAAAGCGGGAAAGTTCCAAGTGCGGACCTGA
- the adka gene encoding adenosine kinase isoform X1 — protein sequence MASDEPKAKKLKLSREEKKESPTKKAPAKLSPNSLFGMGNPLLDISAVVDKDFLDKYTLKPNDQILAEDKHKELFEEIVKKFKVEYHAGGATQNSIKIAQWMIQEPHNVGTFFGCIGKDKFGEILKQKAEEGHIDAHYYEQDEEPTGTCAACITGDNRSLVANLAAANCYKKDKHLDLEENWKLVEKAKVYYIAGFFLTVSLESILKVAKHASENNKLFCLNLSAPFICQFFKDNLMQVMPYVDVLFGNETEASTFAKEQDFETKDIKEIAKKAQALPKVNTKRQRIVVLTQGKDETVMALSDKIETFTVLKIDPKDIVDTNGAGDAFVGGFLSGLVQEKPLDQCVRAAHYSANVIIRRAGCTFPEKPDFK from the exons ATGGCTTCTGACGAACCCAAAGCAAAGAAACTTAAACTTTCgagggaggagaagaaagagtcTCCGACCAAAAAGGCTCCTGCCAAGCTAAG TCCTAATTCACTCTTTGGGATGGGAAACCCCCTACTGGACATTTCTGCTGTCGTGGATAAAGACTTCTTGGACAA GTACACTCTGAAGCCCAACGATCAGATCCTGGCCGAAGACAAACACAAAGAACT ATTTGAGGAGATTGTGAAGAAGTTCAAAGTTGAGTACCACGCTGGAGGAGCCACCCAGAACTCCATTAAGATTGCCCAG TGGATGATCCAAGAACCCCATAATGTGGGCACGTTCTTCGGCTGCATTGGGAAAGATAAGTTTGGGGAAATTCTGAAGCAAAAGGCTGAGGAGGGCCACATCGACGCTCACTACTATGAGCAAGACGAAGAGCCCACAGGGACATGTGCTGCCTGCATCACCGGAGACAACAG GTCACTGGTGGCTAACCTAGCTGCTGCTAACTGTTACAAGAAGGACAAGCATCTAGACCTGGAGGAAAACTGGAAGTTGGTGGAAAAAGCTAAGGTCTACTATATTGCT ggTTTCTTCTTGACCGTCTCCTTGGAGTCCATCCTGAAAGTTGCAAAGCACGCTTCTGAAAACAACAAGCTGTTTTGCCTGAATCTCTCTGCACCCTTCATCTGCCAGTTCTTCAAGGACAACCTCATGCAGGTCATGCCCTACGTCGACGTGCTGTTCGGCAATGAGACG GAGGCATCTACTTTTGCTAAAGAGCAAGACTTTGAG ACCAAGGACATTAAGGAGATTGCCAAGAAAGCCCAGGCTTTGCCCAAAGTCAACACAAAGAGACAGAGGATTGTAGTGTTGACCCAGGGGAAGGATGAAACAGTCATGGCTCTTA GTGATAAGATTGAGACTTTCACCGTCCTGAAGATTGACCCCAAGGACATTGTTGACACTAACGGTGCAGGCGACGCTTTCGTGGGAG GTTTCCTGTCTGGACTCGTCCAAGAGAAACCTCTGGATCAGTGCGTGAGGGCAGCGCACTACTCTGCCAACGTCATCATCAGACGAGCAGGTTGCACCTTCCCAGAGAAACCAGACTTCAAGTGA
- the adka gene encoding adenosine kinase isoform X2: MSAVSPNSLFGMGNPLLDISAVVDKDFLDKYTLKPNDQILAEDKHKELFEEIVKKFKVEYHAGGATQNSIKIAQWMIQEPHNVGTFFGCIGKDKFGEILKQKAEEGHIDAHYYEQDEEPTGTCAACITGDNRSLVANLAAANCYKKDKHLDLEENWKLVEKAKVYYIAGFFLTVSLESILKVAKHASENNKLFCLNLSAPFICQFFKDNLMQVMPYVDVLFGNETEASTFAKEQDFETKDIKEIAKKAQALPKVNTKRQRIVVLTQGKDETVMALSDKIETFTVLKIDPKDIVDTNGAGDAFVGGFLSGLVQEKPLDQCVRAAHYSANVIIRRAGCTFPEKPDFK; encoded by the exons ATGTCTGCTGTCAG TCCTAATTCACTCTTTGGGATGGGAAACCCCCTACTGGACATTTCTGCTGTCGTGGATAAAGACTTCTTGGACAA GTACACTCTGAAGCCCAACGATCAGATCCTGGCCGAAGACAAACACAAAGAACT ATTTGAGGAGATTGTGAAGAAGTTCAAAGTTGAGTACCACGCTGGAGGAGCCACCCAGAACTCCATTAAGATTGCCCAG TGGATGATCCAAGAACCCCATAATGTGGGCACGTTCTTCGGCTGCATTGGGAAAGATAAGTTTGGGGAAATTCTGAAGCAAAAGGCTGAGGAGGGCCACATCGACGCTCACTACTATGAGCAAGACGAAGAGCCCACAGGGACATGTGCTGCCTGCATCACCGGAGACAACAG GTCACTGGTGGCTAACCTAGCTGCTGCTAACTGTTACAAGAAGGACAAGCATCTAGACCTGGAGGAAAACTGGAAGTTGGTGGAAAAAGCTAAGGTCTACTATATTGCT ggTTTCTTCTTGACCGTCTCCTTGGAGTCCATCCTGAAAGTTGCAAAGCACGCTTCTGAAAACAACAAGCTGTTTTGCCTGAATCTCTCTGCACCCTTCATCTGCCAGTTCTTCAAGGACAACCTCATGCAGGTCATGCCCTACGTCGACGTGCTGTTCGGCAATGAGACG GAGGCATCTACTTTTGCTAAAGAGCAAGACTTTGAG ACCAAGGACATTAAGGAGATTGCCAAGAAAGCCCAGGCTTTGCCCAAAGTCAACACAAAGAGACAGAGGATTGTAGTGTTGACCCAGGGGAAGGATGAAACAGTCATGGCTCTTA GTGATAAGATTGAGACTTTCACCGTCCTGAAGATTGACCCCAAGGACATTGTTGACACTAACGGTGCAGGCGACGCTTTCGTGGGAG GTTTCCTGTCTGGACTCGTCCAAGAGAAACCTCTGGATCAGTGCGTGAGGGCAGCGCACTACTCTGCCAACGTCATCATCAGACGAGCAGGTTGCACCTTCCCAGAGAAACCAGACTTCAAGTGA
- the LOC142392194 gene encoding cyclin-dependent kinase 4 inhibitor B-like has product MALSLEDKLTAASANGNVVAVRELLTAGADVNGKNSFGHSAVQVMMMGSTPVAQALLEHGADPNVADGTTVATPLHDSARAGFLDTVRLLVKFQANPQVRDREMRLPADLARQNGYEDVVAFLESL; this is encoded by the exons ATGGCATTGTCGCTTGAAGACAAGTTGACTGCTGCTTCTGCTAATGGGAACGTGGTTGCGGTGCGGGAGCTTTTGACGGCCGGAGCTGATGTTAACGGGAAGAATAGCTTTGGGCACTCTGCCGTGCAG GTCATGATGATGGGGAGTACGCCGGTGGCTCAGGCCTTACTGGAACATGGGGCAGATCCCAACGTGGCGGATGGAACAACAGTTGCGACCCCGCTGCACGACTCGGCTCGGGCGGGTTTTCTGGACACCGTGCGCCTGTTGGTGAAGTTTCAAGCTAACCCGCAAGTCAGGGACCGTGAAATGCGACTGCCCGCTGATTTGGCCAGGCAGAACGGCTACGAAGACGTTGTTGCCTTCCTGGAGAGTCTCTAA